A stretch of the Streptosporangiales bacterium genome encodes the following:
- a CDS encoding DUF5063 domain-containing protein: MSTTDLEAFADQVAQHIANYLDGLERVALGDGEEGVVPFLLLEVSQISFIGAQLGANEDVVPEGNIEPPHALEGDVDALRQGLAARLADVDDYVEVFDPFSKKPELEAYRLSDDLADIAADLTHGLRHYEEGNRIEALWWWQYSYFNHWGNHAGAALRALQAVVAHARLDVAEDLTVEAADEVGVL, from the coding sequence ATGAGCACTACCGATCTCGAAGCGTTCGCCGACCAGGTGGCGCAGCACATCGCCAACTACCTCGACGGCCTGGAACGGGTCGCGCTCGGTGACGGCGAGGAGGGCGTGGTGCCCTTCCTGCTGCTCGAGGTGTCGCAGATCTCGTTCATCGGCGCGCAGCTCGGCGCCAACGAGGACGTCGTCCCCGAGGGCAACATCGAGCCGCCCCACGCGCTGGAGGGCGACGTCGACGCGCTCCGTCAGGGACTCGCGGCCCGCCTGGCGGACGTCGACGACTACGTCGAGGTCTTCGACCCCTTCTCCAAGAAGCCGGAGCTCGAGGCGTACCGCCTGTCCGACGACCTCGCCGACATCGCCGCCGACCTCACCCACGGGTTGCGCCACTACGAGGAGGGCAACCGCATCGAGGCGCTGTGGTGGTGGCAGTACTCCTACTTCAACCACTGGGGCAACCACGCGGGCGCGGCGCTGCGCGCCCTGCAGGCCGTCGTGGCGCACGCGCGCCTCGACGTCGCGGAGGACCTCACGGTGGAGGCCGCCGACGAGGTCGGCGTCCTCTGA